Below is a genomic region from Cellulomonas sp. P24.
GGCAGCCGTCGCCGCGGAGCTCGGCGTCGCGTCGTACGTCGCCGACTTCGCGCGGCTCGACGAGGTGCGCGAGCTCGCCGCCACGCTCCTTGCCGAGTACCCGCGCATCGACGTGCTCGCGAACAACGCCGGCGGGATCATGGGCGACCGCACGGAGACGGTCGACGGCCACGAGAAGACGTTCCAGGTCAACCACCTCGGGCCGTTCCTGCTGACGACGTTGCTGCTCGATCGCCTCGTCGACAGCCACGCGCGCGTGATCACCACGTCGAGCGCCGCGAACCGCTTCTTCGGCCACCTCGAGATCGACGACCTCGACGCCCGTACCGGGTACCGCCCGAACAAGGCGTACGGGGACGCCAAGCTCGCGAACATCCTGTTCACCCGCGAGCTGCATCGCCGCTACTCCTCGGCCGGGATCAGCGCGGCGTCCTTCCACCCGGGCGGTGTCGCGACCAACTTCGCCGCCGAGTCGACGAGCCCGATGCGGGTCGTCTACACGAGCGTCCTCAAGCGCCTGCTCATCTCGCCGGAGAAGGGCGCGGACACGCTCGTGTGGCTCGCCACGACGGAACCCGGCTCGCAGTGGGTCTCGGGCGAGTACTACGAGAAGCGCAAGATCGCGAAGGCGAACGCACAGGCGTCCGACGCCGACCTGGCGCGTGAGCTGTGGGACCGCAGCGCTGCGATGGTCGCCATGGCCTCCTGAACCCACGGCCCGTCCGACCCCGCCCGGTGAGCCGGTCGGCGCCACCGCCCGTCACCACCCGCAGGCGCGGCCGATGTAGTCGTGGAGCTCCCCGCGGGTCGCATCGTCGACGCCCAGGTAGAACACGTGCTGCGGGATGCCACCGACCGTGGCATGGACCCCGACGAACGTCCCACGCTTGTCCTCGGCCACCGCGTGCGGGTCGCAGCGGGCGGGCACGAAGGCGAGAGGCACCGTCACCGGTGCTGTGCGTGGGGCCGCCAGCTCGGCCGGCGCCCATGCGGCGGTCGGCGCACCGGCGACCAGCGGGGAGAGCAGAACCGTCCCGTCGATCTGCGTGATCACAACCGTCGGGCCACCGGCGACCGGGGTCATCGTCAGATCGAGGGAGCCGACGAGCGTCCCGGCCTGGTCCGTGGCCTCGACGCCCGTTCCCCAGGCGAGCGTCGCGCCGCGCGCGACCGCGGCGGCAGCGCAGTCCTCCGCACGTATCCGCGCCAGGTGCCCCTGCGGGTCCTCGGCGACCAGAGCGAGCTCGGCGGTGGCCCCGGCGGCGTCGGCGAGCGAGATCACGACGTGCGCCGCACCGTCGTCACCGCCGCACGCCGGCGCGCGGAGGGCCACGGACACGTCCCGGTCGTCGCCGGGGTCGACCGTGGGAGGGTTCCGGGGCCGGCCGTGCGACACGCCGTCGACGCCCGGTGTCGTCAGCGCCACACCCGAGACGACGACCGGCTCGGTGCCGTCGTCGTACACGCGGACCTGGACGACCCGGGCGGCCCAGTCGGACCGGCTCTGGCGGATCTCCGCGCGGATCCCGACGAGCGCCGAGGCAGAGATCGTGGCGCGCTCGGCTGTGGTCGCCGACCCGCTCGGCTGCGCGCCGCTGCACCCGACGAGAGGCGACACGAGGAGGAGAGCCAGAGCGGCTCGTACGGCGCGCATCGTGCCATGCTCCCCTGGTGCAGTCCTGACCGCCAGGGGTATCTCACGTCCCTCGTCGTCCAGGCGATCAGGTCCCTGCGGGTCGGTTGCGTCGGGCGACGGCGTCGATGGTGACGGCGACGAGGAGCACGAGGGCGGTCACGACGTACTTCGCCGCGGCGGAGAACCCCAGCAGACCCATGCCGTTGTCGATCGCCGCGATCACGACTCCACCGAGAACCCCGTGCAGGGCCTTGCCGCGGCCACCGAACAGGCTCGTGCCGCCGATCACGGCAGCCGCGACCGAGTACAGGACCAGGGTGCCGCCGTCCAGGGCGGTCGAGATCGAGCGCAGGCGCGAGGCGTAGACCACCCCGCCGATGCCGGCCGTCAGCGAGGCGCACATGAACGCCAACGTGCGCACTCGTGGCAGGTTGATCCCCGCGCGCCGGGCCGCCTCGGCGTTTCCGCCGATCGCGTACACGTACAAGCCGAACCGACGCCGCCCGAGCACGTACGTCCACACCGCCAGCACCGCGAAGACCAGCAGCACCACCCAGGGCATCCCGTAGACGGGGACCAGGACCCCGCGGTCGGCGTTCGTCAGCACCACCAGCACCACCCCACCCACCAAGCCGCCGCCGATCTTCGCCACCGTCAGCGCGGGAGGCGGCGCCACCAGCCCCGAGTCTCGACGGTGCGCGTCCCGCCGCCAGGTCAGCACCGCGAACACGGTCACCACGACGAGCATCACGACCCACCCGGCGAGCTTCGTCAGCACCCCGGAGCTGAGGTCGTTGATCGTGCTGTCCTGGATCAGGACCGATCCGCCGCTCCCGAGGATCCAGAGCATCACGCCCTGCCAGAACAACAGACCGGCCAGCGTGACGACGAACGACGGCAGACCGATGCGTGTGATCAACGTGCCCTGGACCAGCCCGATCAGCGCGCTGACCACCAACGCCGCCGCGATCGCCGCCCACCACGGCCACCCCACGGTCGGCCGGGCCAGCTCGGCCATCACCACCGCGGCCAGCCCCGCGACGAACCCGATCGACAGGTCGATCTCCCCCAGCAGGAGCGCGAACACCTCCCCCCATCGCCAGCAGGCTGAACACCGCCGCCTGGACCAGCAGGTTCACCAGGTTTCCCGCCGTCAGGAAGTGACTGTTCAACGACTGGAACAGCACCGAGACCAGGACCAGCCCGGCTACGACCGGCAGCACCCCGGTCTCACCGCCGCGGATCTTCACCACCGACGCACGCAGATACCCACCGACCGTGTCGACCGTCGCCTCGTTCCCAGACGCAGGTGCGTCCGCAACGGAGCCGGCTGCCGGCGTCGGAGCAGCTACATGACTCCTGGTCATCGTCCAGCCCCGCTCTCCTGTGTCCCCACGGTCCGCGTCGACACGCCCGACGTCATGAGATCCACCACGATCTGCCTGTCGCTCTCGGCGACGGGCCGCACGTCCACCATCCGCCCGTGCCGGAGAACGGCGATCCGGTCGGCCACCTCGAACACATCGTTCAGGTTGTGGGACACGATCATCACGGCATGTCCCCGATCGGCCAGGCGCCGCACGAGGTCCAGCACCATGGTCGTCTGAGCGACCCCAAGAGCCGCGGTGGGCTCGTCCATGATCACGAGCTTGGAGTTCCACAGCACCGCCTTGGCGATCGCCACGGACTGGCGCTGCCCGCCGGACAACGAGGCGACCTGCTGGCGAACCGACTGCACGGTCGTGACCGCCAGGCTCGTCAGGGTCTCGCGGGCGGCGTTCTCCATCGACACCTCGTCCAGCCCGGTACGGCGCAGGCGTTCGCGCCCCAGGAACATGTTCTGGACGATGTCCAGGTTGTCGCACAGCGCGAGGTCCTGGTAGACGGTCTGGATCCCCAACGCCGCCGCCTCCGACGGCGTGCGGACCTGCACCGGGTTCCCCCCTCCCACCACATCTCCCCGTGGTCGGGAACGTGTATCCCCGAGATGCACTTGATGAACGACGACTTCCCGGCTCCGTTGTCCCCGACCAGAGCCGTGACCACGCCGGAGGGGAGATCCAGGTCGACATCCGTGAGTGCTTCCACCGGGCCGAAGTGCTTGCTGATCCCCCTCAACCGGAGAAGTGGTGGAGCGTCGACGCCCTTCCGGGGCGCCACGTCGTCGTGGTCCGTCGCTGTCTGCATGGGTTCCGTCGTGCCTTCCGCGAGTTCAGGGGGTCGTGCACGTCGTGGGGGCACGGCGATCCGCGCCCCCACGACGTCCCGAGATCGGCGCTACTTGATGCCCGCCGCGGCGCACGCGCTGGCAACATTCCCCGCGCAGAGCTGGGCCACGGTGACGGCACCGTCCTTGACCACCGTCGCGGCCATGTTCGCCGAGGTGACCCAGACCGGCGTGGTGTAGACCGACTTGATCGGCTTGTTGATCACCGAGTCGGTGGTCGTGGAGTTGACCAACGTCGTCGGCGGGGTCTGGCCGGCGCGCAGGTACAGCGCCAGAGCCGCGGCGGCCTGCGCTTCGAGGTAGATCGGCTTGTAGACCGTGCCGCACTGGTACCCGGTCAGAATATTCTGCAACCCGGGCAGCGACGCGTCCTGGCCCGTCGTGGGGAATGTCTTGGCCGGAATGTTGTCCTTCTTCAGGACGGCGATCACCGCATTCGCGTTGTCATCGTTCGGCGTCACGACCGCATTGATGTTCGGGTGCGCGGTGTACTGCTGCTCGAACGTCGTCGCGGCCACCGACGGCGTCCACGTCCCCGCCGGCTCACCGACCTTCACATAGGTCTTGTTGTCGAAGTAGGGCTGCAGCACCCCGTTGTATCCCTGGGCGAACAGCTTGGCGTTGTTGTCCGTCGGGTCCCCGTCCATGATCAAGATGTTCGGCTTGGCGACCTTCCAGTCCGTCAGGCACTGCACCTCACCCTTCCCGATCAGCTTGCCGACCTCCACGTTGTCGAAGCTCACGTAGTACCGGTCCGCCGGCCCACCGGTCACCAACCGGTCGTAGTCGATGACCTTCACCCCCGCTGCCTCAGCCTTCGCCTCGATCGCCGCACCACTGCCCGCATCCAGCGGGTCCACCAGCAGCACCGAGGCACCCGCGTTGATGTCGGCCTCGGCCTGCGTCTGCATCGTCGACGCACTGCCGTTCGCGTTGTCGATCTTGAACTGGCTCGACGAGAGCCCCGCCGCCTCGAACGCCTTCTTCAGGTACGGCGCGTCGTACTGCACGTACCGCGTCGAGGTCGTCGTGTCCGGCAGGAGAACCCCGATCATCCCCTTACCTTGGGCCGCCAGACCCGTCAGCTGCTTCATGAGCGCGAAGTCCGACGTGAAGTCCGCAGCATTGATCTGCGGCACGGACGCCGGCGTCGTCGCCGACGCAGACGGTGTGGTGGC
It encodes:
- a CDS encoding SDR family NAD(P)-dependent oxidoreductase — translated: MPERTIVITGASDGIGAAAARALAATGDQVVIVGRSLQKTAAVAAELGVASYVADFARLDEVRELAATLLAEYPRIDVLANNAGGIMGDRTETVDGHEKTFQVNHLGPFLLTTLLLDRLVDSHARVITTSSAANRFFGHLEIDDLDARTGYRPNKAYGDAKLANILFTRELHRRYSSAGISAASFHPGGVATNFAAESTSPMRVVYTSVLKRLLISPEKGADTLVWLATTEPGSQWVSGEYYEKRKIAKANAQASDADLARELWDRSAAMVAMAS
- a CDS encoding sugar ABC transporter permease — its product is MFALLLGEIDLSIGFVAGLAAVVMAELARPTVGWPWWAAIAAALVVSALIGLVQGTLITRIGLPSFVVTLAGLLFWQGVMLWILGSGGSVLIQDSTINDLSSGVLTKLAGWVVMLVVVTVFAVLTWRRDAHRRDSGLVAPPPALTVAKIGGGLVGGVVLVVLTNADRGVLVPVYGMPWVVLLVFAVLAVWTYVLGRRRFGLYVYAIGGNAEAARRAGINLPRVRTLAFMCASLTAGIGGVVYASRLRSISTALDGGTLVLYSVAAAVIGGTSLFGGRGKALHGVLGGVVIAAIDNGMGLLGFSAAAKYVVTALVLLVAVTIDAVARRNRPAGT
- a CDS encoding ATP-binding cassette domain-containing protein, coding for MFLGRERLRRTGLDEVSMENAARETLTSLAVTTVQSVRQQVASLSGGQRQSVAIAKAVLWNSKLVIMDEPTAALGVAQTTMVLDLVRRLADRGHAVMIVSHNLNDVFEVADRIAVLRHGRMVDVRPVAESDRQIVVDLMTSGVSTRTVGTQESGAGR
- a CDS encoding ATP-binding cassette domain-containing protein, with translation MQTATDHDDVAPRKGVDAPPLLRLRGISKHFGPVEALTDVDLDLPSGVVTALVGDNGAGKSSFIKCISGIHVPDHGEMWWEGGTRCRSARRRRRRRWGSRPSTRTSRCATTWTSSRTCSWGANACAVPGWTRCRWRTPPARP
- a CDS encoding sugar ABC transporter substrate-binding protein — encoded protein: MGTVRRSVALTGAVVSLGLVLTACSSSPTPATTPSASATTPASVPQINAADFTSDFALMKQLTGLAAQGKGMIGVLLPDTTTSTRYVQYDAPYLKKAFEAAGLSSSQFKIDNANGSASTMQTQAEADINAGASVLLVDPLDAGSGAAIEAKAEAAGVKVIDYDRLVTGGPADRYYVSFDNVEVGKLIGKGEVQCLTDWKVAKPNILIMDGDPTDNNAKLFAQGYNGVLQPYFDNKTYVKVGEPAGTWTPSVAATTFEQQYTAHPNINAVVTPNDDNANAVIAVLKKDNIPAKTFPTTGQDASLPGLQNILTGYQCGTVYKPIYLEAQAAAALALYLRAGQTPPTTLVNSTTTDSVINKPIKSVYTTPVWVTSANMAATVVKDGAVTVAQLCAGNVASACAAAGIK